One segment of Primulina tabacum isolate GXHZ01 chromosome 6, ASM2559414v2, whole genome shotgun sequence DNA contains the following:
- the LOC142550011 gene encoding uncharacterized protein LOC142550011 has protein sequence MSWRESPINFMSFGAYPQANGQTKVTNRVIGQALEARLQGIGKDWVEEVPSVLWAYRTNPRTATKENPYSLVYGSEAVLPSVIGQTSARVQSYSEGYDEGRAQELDLIEEKRERTVIRMEAY, from the exons atgtcgtGGCGTGAATCTCCAATCaatttcatgtcatttggag CCTACCCACAAGCCAATGGTCAGACAAAGGTCACTAACAGAGTAATTGGGCAAGCTTTAGAGGCTAGATTGCAAGGCATAGGGAAAGATTGGGTGGAAGAAGTACCCAGTGTTCTCTGGGCCTATCGAACCAATCCTCGGACTGCCACTAAAGAAAACCCTTACAGCTTGGTTTATGGATCTGAGGCAGTGTTACCATCAGTGATCGGTCAAACATCTGCTAGGGTTCAAAGCTACTCGGAAGGATATGATGAAGGTCGGGCCCAGGAACTAGATTTGATAGAGGAAAAAAGAGAAAGAACAGTTattcgaatggaagcttacTGA